Proteins co-encoded in one Nicotiana sylvestris chromosome 7, ASM39365v2, whole genome shotgun sequence genomic window:
- the LOC104244936 gene encoding protein DOG1-like 3, whose translation MVHQLGQAPRPATNDQHHELHQQLVQKVMSHYSEYYRVKSLAAKNDILSVFSAPWCTSLERSLHWISGWRPTTAFHLIYTESSVLFESHIIDILRGLRYGDLGDLSPDQLRRVSELQCQAVQEENAIADELSDWQDGASEVIGLMGDIDAKMEGLVSILERADKLRMKTIENLVQLLSPQQAVEFLIAAAHLQFGIRRWGINHDRQRGNP comes from the exons ATGGTACATCAACTGGGCCAAGCCCCAAGACCCGCCACCAATGACCAACACCACGAGTTGCACCAACAGCTTGTTCAAAAAGTCATGTCCCACTACTCCGAGTACTACCGAGTCAAGTCCTTGGCTGCAAAAAATGATATCCTCTCCGTTTTTTCTGCACCTTGGTGCACTTCTCTTGAACGTTCTCTCCACTGGATTTCCGGTTGGCGACCCACCACCGCTTTCCACCTTATCTACACTGAATCCAGCGTTTTATTCGAGTCCCATATCATCGACATTCTACGCGGCCTCCGCTACGGCGATCTCGGTGATCTCTCTCCCGACCAACTCCGCCGTGTCAGTGAACTTCAATGTCAAGCTGTTCAGGAAGAAAATGCTATTGCTGATGAACTCTCCGATTGGCAG GATGGTGCAAGTGAAGTAATTGGGTTGATGGGAGATATAGATGCAAAAATGGAAGGGCTGGTGAGCATTTTAGAGAGGGCGGACAAACTGAGAATGAAAACCATAGAGAATTTGGTGCAACTTTTGTCGCCACAGCAAGCGGTGGAATTCTTGATCGCAGCGGCGCATTTGCAATTCGGCATCCGTAGATGGGGAATCAATCATGATCGTCAACGAGGGAATCCCTGA